One Solanum pennellii chromosome 9, SPENNV200 DNA segment encodes these proteins:
- the LOC107030922 gene encoding mavicyanin-like has product MVLSKLTMFLFLMIFVFCGVSMGEVYKVGDSTGWTNNGHIDYKSWSSNKNFCVGDSIVFEYKQQMDNVVRVTHKNFNTCNATTTYATYNSGNDTFVIKRAGHFYFISSFPGHCQNGQRVDIRVPKPTQSSPSPSLTPPRAPSSSSSPPPTETITPSSTQAPAPSPSGSSKMLFSINLCLSLSMLLVLVVAIL; this is encoded by the exons ATGGTTCTTTCAAAATTAACCATGTTTTTGTTCttgatgatttttgtattttgtggTGTATCAATGGGTGAAGTATACAAGGTTGGTGACTCTACAGGATGGACAAACAATGGTCACATTGACTACAAATCTTGGTCTTCCAATAAAAATTTTTGTGTTGGAGATTCCATTG TGTTTGAATACAAGCAGCAGATGGACAACGTGGTACGAGTTACACACAAAAACTTCAACACATGCAATGCCACAACAACTTATGCCACATACAACAGTGGAAATGACACATTTGTTATAAAAAGGGCAGGCCATTTCTACTTCATTAGTAGCTTCCCTGGCCATTGTCAAAATGGCCAGAGAGTTGACATCCGAGTTCCAAAGCCCACACAATCATCACCTTCTCCGTCACTAACACCACCACGAGCACCTTCATCGTCTTCCTCTCCTCCTCCTACGGAGACAATCACTCCGTCATCAACACAAGCACCTGCACCATCTCCAAGTGGATCCTCAAAGATGTTGTTTTCGATCAATCTATGCTTGTCCTTGTCCATGCTTCTAGTACTAGTAGTCGCTATCCTTTGA
- the LOC107030769 gene encoding mavicyanin-like: protein MGFMKVAKLFLSITVVFSFFMFILASAAVYKIGDDAGWTFGSANVNYGVWAATKKFQIDDILVFVYDKTQNNVLRVSLSDFHNCNAANPIRSYSSGNDSITIMGPGHYYYICGFPGHCQTGQKVDIRVPKVVQPSDLPTGSPSPSPAPGTTLSTTSVHVTAPAPAKSSAPSFFINNGLGLGLTLFMIVIGADYVF from the exons ATGGGTTTTATGAAAGTCGCTAAGCTTTTTCTCTCGATAACGgttgtttttagtttttttatgttCATTCTTGCTAGTGCTGCTGTCTACAAAATTGGTGATGATGCTGGTTGGACGTTCGGTAGCGCCAATGTGAATTATGGTGTATGGGCCgctacaaaaaaatttcagaTCGATGACATTCTTG TATTTGTGTATGACAAAACACAAAACAATGTCCTGCGAGTGAGCCTCTCTGATTTCCATAATTGTAACGCCGCGAACCCCATCAGAAGTTACTCTTCCGGCAATGACTCCATCACCATCATGGGTCCGGGCCACTATTACTATATTTGCGGTTTCCCGGGCCACTGTCAAACCGGTCAAAAGGTTGATATCAGGGTACCTAAAGTTGTTCAGCCCAGTGATCTTCCAACTGGAAGCCCAAGCCCAAGCCCAGCTCCTGGAACAACCTTATCTACTACTAGTGTCCATGTAACTGCACCAGCACCAGCCAAGAGTAGTGCACCTTCATTCTTCATTAATAATGGGCTTGGGCTTGGCCTTACTTTGTTCATGATTGTCATTGGTGCAgattatgtgttttga